Proteins encoded together in one Phycisphaerae bacterium window:
- a CDS encoding trypsin-like peptidase domain-containing protein, whose translation MRNSSWTLMRRAFIVALVMVGAGFGTAVPASGDPPGLPARYQLADLKVLEDSFVELAKDVRPSVVAIRTYFVPDPDEVNGRRVRIPVSQGSGFVLSADGYIGTNQHVLDESNTISVILDNGLQYEGRVVQGDSRSDLAVLKIDAEGLTPVRLGDLDEVKIGQWTFAVGNPFGLANENGRMSVSFGTVSQLGRDMTRRLVGDSQSRYYGNLIESCSAINPGNSGGPLFNIDGEMIGVIVAIETSSGVSEGVGFAIPIDDDIRHVLHTLKNGEKMRYGYLGVEIRSTEAKVISPDVSPEHVYAGAEITGVVPDGPADAAGLRIGDVVTEVDGDPVENADHLVRMVSFSPVGTEVRVTYLRRNVKRTVQVTLGDRNALLASATKR comes from the coding sequence ATGCGGAATAGTTCATGGACCCTTATGCGACGGGCCTTCATCGTTGCGTTGGTCATGGTCGGGGCGGGCTTTGGGACGGCGGTCCCGGCATCCGGGGATCCTCCGGGTTTGCCCGCCCGCTATCAGCTCGCCGATCTCAAGGTTCTTGAAGATTCATTTGTCGAGCTCGCCAAGGACGTACGCCCCAGCGTGGTGGCGATTCGGACCTACTTCGTGCCGGATCCGGACGAAGTGAACGGCCGGCGCGTACGGATTCCCGTGAGCCAGGGGAGCGGATTCGTGCTCTCCGCCGATGGTTACATCGGGACGAACCAGCACGTGCTCGACGAATCCAACACCATTTCGGTCATACTCGACAATGGACTGCAATATGAAGGTCGTGTCGTGCAGGGCGATTCCCGAAGCGATCTGGCGGTTTTGAAGATCGACGCGGAAGGGCTGACGCCGGTGCGCCTCGGGGACCTCGACGAGGTGAAGATCGGGCAGTGGACCTTCGCCGTTGGAAATCCGTTCGGACTGGCCAACGAAAATGGGCGGATGTCCGTGTCGTTCGGAACCGTCAGCCAACTGGGCCGGGACATGACCCGCCGCCTCGTGGGCGATTCGCAATCGCGGTACTATGGCAACCTCATCGAATCCTGCTCGGCCATTAACCCCGGCAACAGCGGCGGCCCGTTGTTCAACATTGACGGTGAAATGATCGGGGTCATCGTGGCGATTGAAACCAGCTCCGGCGTCAGCGAGGGCGTAGGCTTCGCCATCCCGATCGACGACGACATTCGCCATGTTCTGCACACGCTGAAAAACGGCGAAAAAATGCGGTACGGTTACCTTGGCGTGGAAATCCGTTCCACGGAAGCCAAGGTCATCTCCCCGGACGTCTCACCCGAGCACGTGTACGCCGGCGCCGAAATCACCGGCGTCGTGCCCGATGGCCCCGCTGACGCGGCCGGCTTGCGGATTGGCGATGTGGTCACGGAGGTGGACGGCGATCCGGTGGAAAATGCCGACCACCTCGTGCGCATGGTCAGCTTCTCGCCCGTCGGCACCGAAGTGCGGGTCACCTACCTGCGTCGCAATGTGAAGCGGACCGTCCAGGTCACGCTGGGCGACCGCAACGCACTGCTGGCCAGCGCGACGAAGCGCTAG
- the nfi gene encoding deoxyribonuclease V (cleaves DNA at apurinic or apyrimidinic sites) has product MKIARSPHRWSVTPRQAVKIQRRFASRVDCASRLRSWRFVAGTDLAFSTDGRSCVAGVVLWDLQERCVIERHVATRPVSFPYVPGLLSFREVPALLVVIRRLRLTPDVFIADGQGLAHPRRFGLASHLGVVLDHPTVGCAKSRLAGTFAEPGPERGSWTELKENGKTIGAVLRTRTGVRPLFVSVGHRIDLRCALDVVQSCGLGMRLPEPTRLADRLVGLHRKAIAMRV; this is encoded by the coding sequence GTGAAAATCGCCCGCTCGCCCCATCGCTGGTCGGTGACGCCGCGCCAGGCCGTGAAGATTCAAAGGCGATTTGCTTCGCGTGTCGATTGCGCGTCACGTTTGCGCTCGTGGCGGTTCGTGGCCGGAACGGACCTCGCGTTTTCGACGGATGGTCGCAGCTGCGTCGCCGGCGTCGTTCTATGGGATCTTCAGGAGCGCTGCGTGATCGAGCGTCACGTCGCCACCCGGCCCGTGAGTTTTCCGTACGTTCCCGGCCTGCTTTCGTTCCGCGAAGTACCGGCATTGCTCGTCGTCATTCGACGCCTGCGCTTGACTCCGGACGTATTCATCGCCGACGGTCAGGGTCTCGCCCATCCTCGGCGCTTCGGTCTGGCGAGCCATCTCGGCGTCGTCCTCGATCACCCCACGGTGGGATGTGCCAAGAGTCGACTTGCCGGCACCTTCGCGGAGCCGGGCCCGGAGCGCGGGTCCTGGACTGAGTTGAAAGAAAACGGAAAGACGATCGGTGCCGTCCTGCGCACCCGGACCGGCGTTCGACCGCTGTTCGTCAGCGTGGGGCACCGCATCGACTTGCGCTGCGCCCTGGACGTGGTGCAGTCATGCGGACTGGGAATGCGATTGCCCGAACCGACCCGGCTGGCGGACAGACTCGTCGGTCTGCACCGCAAGGCCATCGCCATGAGGGTATGA